Proteins from a genomic interval of Homo sapiens chromosome 6 genomic scaffold, GRCh38.p14 alternate locus group ALT_REF_LOCI_2 HSCHR6_MHC_COX_CTG1:
- the DDR1 gene encoding epithelial discoidin domain-containing receptor 1 isoform X1, translated as MSLPRCCPHPLRPEGSGAMGPEALSSLLLLLLVASGDADMKGHFDPAKCRYALGMQDRTIPDSDISASSSWSDSTAARHSRLESSDGDGAWCPAGSVFPKEEEYLQVDLQRLHLVALVGTQGRHAGGLGKEFSRSYRLRYSRDGRRWMGWKDRWGQEVISGNEDPEGVVLKDLGPPMVARLVRFYPRADRVMSVCLRVELYGCLWRDGLLSYTAPVGQTMYLSEAVYLNDSTYDGHTVGGLQYGGLGQLADGVVGLDDFRKSQELRVWPGYDYVGWSNHSFSSGYVEMEFEFDRLRAFQAMQVHCNNMHTLGARLPGGVECRFRRGPAMAWEGEPMRHNLGGNLGDPRARAVSVPLGGRVARFLQCRFLFAGPWLLFSEISFISDVVNNSSPALGGTFPPAPWWPPGPPPTNFSSLELEPRGQQPVAKAEGSPTAILIGCLVAIILLLLLIIALMLWRLHWRRLLSKAERRVLEEELTVHLSVPGDTILINNRPGPREPPPYQEPRPRGNPPHSAPCVPNGSALLLSNPAYRLLLATYARPPRGPGPPTPAWAKPTNTQAYSGDYMEPEKPGAPLLPPPPQNSVPHYAEADIVTLQGVTGGNTYAVPALPPGAVGDGPPRVDFPRSRLRFKEKLGEGQFGEVHLCEVDSPQDLVSLDFPLNVRKGHPLLVAVKILRPDATKNASFSLFSRNDFLKEVKIMSRLKDPNIIRLLGVCVQDDPLCMITDYMENGDLNQFLSAHQLEDKAAEGAPGDGQAAQGPTISYPMLLHVAAQIASGMRYLATLNFVHRDLATRNCLVGENFTIKIADFGMSRNLYAGDYYRVQGRAVLPIRWMAWECILMGKFTTASDVWAFGVTLWEVLMLCRAQPFGQLTDEQVIENAGEFFRDQGRQVYLSRPPACPQGLYELMLRCWSRESEQRPPFSQLHRFLAEDALNTV; from the exons ATGTCACTGCCG AGatgctgcccccacccccttAGGCCCGAGGGATCAGGAGCTATGGGACCAGAGGCCCTGTCATCTTTACTGCTGCTGCTCTTGGTGGCAAGTGGAGATGCTGACATGAAGGGACATTTTGATCCTG CCAAGTGCCGCTATGCCCTGGGCATGCAGGACCGGACCATCCCAGACAGTGACATCTCTGCTTCCAGCTCCTGGTCAGATTCCACTGCCGCCCGCCACAGCAG gttggagagcagtgacGGGGATGGGGCCTGGTGCCCCGCAGGGTCGGTGTTTCCCAAGGAGGAGGAGTACTTGCAGGTGGATCTACAACGACTGCACCTGGTGGCTCTGGTGGGCACCCAGGGACGGCATGCCGGGGGCCTGGGCAAGGAGTTCTCCCGGAGCTACCGGCTGCGTTACTCCCGGGATGGTCGCCGCTGGATGGGCTGGAAGGACCGCTGGGGTCAGGAG GTGATCTCAGGCAATGAGGACCCTGAGGGAGTGGTGCTGAAGGACCTTGGGCCCCCCATGGTTGCCCGACTGGTTCGCTTCTACCCCCGGGCTGACCGGGTCATGAGCGTCTGTCTGCGGGTAGAGCTCTATGGCTGCCTCTGGAGGG ATGGACTCCTGTCTTACACCGCCCCTGTGGGGCAGACAATGTATTTATCTGAGGCCGTGTACCTCAACGACTCCACCTATGACGGACATACCGTGGGCGG ACTGCAGTATGGGGGTCTGGGCCAGCTGGCAGATGGTGTGGTGGGGCTGGATGACTTTAGGAAGAGTCAGGAGCTGCGGGTCTGGCCAGGCTATGACTATGTGGGATGGAGCAACCACAGCTTCTCCAGTGGCTATGTGGAGATGGAGTTTGAGTTTGACCGGCTGAGGGCCTTCCAGGCTATGCAG GTCCACTGTAACAACATGCACACGCTGGGAGCCCGTCTGCCTGGCGGGGTGGAATGTCGCTTCCGGCGTGGCCCTGCCATGGCCTGGGAGGGGGAGCCCATGCGCCACAACCTAGGGGGCAACCTGGGGGACCCCAGAGCCCGGGCTGTCTCAGTGCCCCTTGGCGGCCGTGTGGCTCGCTTTCTGCAGTGCCGCTTCCTCTTTGCGGGGCCCTGGTTACTCTTCAGCGAAATCTCCTTCATCTCTG ATGTGGTGAACAATTCCTCTCCGGCACTGGGAGGCACCTTCCCGCCAGCCCCCTGGTGGCCGCCTGGCCCACCTCCCACCAACTTCAGCAGCTTGG AGCTGGAGCCCAGAGGCCAGCAGCCCGTGGCCAAGGCCGAGGGGAGCCCGACCGCCATCCTCATCGGCTGCCTGGTGGCCATCATCCTGCTCCTGCTGCTCATCATTGCCCTCATGCTCTGGCGGCTGCACTGGCGCAGGCTCCTCAGCAAG GCTGAACGGAGGGTGTTGGAAGAGGAGCTGACGGTTCACCTCTCTGTCCCTGGGGACACTATCCTCATCAACAACCGCCCAGGTCCTAGAGAGCCACCCCCGTACCAGGAGCCCCGGCCTCGTGGGAATCCGCCCCACTCTGCTCCCTGTGTCCCCAATGGCTCTG CGTTGCTGCTCTCCAATCCAGCCTACCGCCTCCTTCTGGCCACTTACGCCCGTCCCCCTCGAGGCCCGGGCCCCCCCACACCCGCCTGGGCCAAACCCACCAACACCCAGG CCTACAGTGGGGACTATATGGAGCCTGAGAAGCCAGGCGCCCCGcttctgcccccacctccccagaACAGCGTCCCCCATTATGCCGAGGCTGACATTGTTACCCTGCAGGGCGTCACCGGGGGCAACACCTATGCTGTGCCTGCACTGCCCCCAGGGGCAGTCGGGGATGGGCCCCCCAGAGTGGATTTCCCTCGATCTCGACTCCGCTTCAAGGAGAAGCTTGGCGAGGGCCAGTTTGGGGAG GTGCACCTGTGTGAGGTCGACAGCCCTCAAGATCTGGTCAGTCTTGATTTCCCCCTTAATGTGCGTAAGGGACACCCTTTGCTGGTAGCTGTCAAGATCTTACGGCCAGATGCCACCAAGAATGCCAG CTTCTCCTTGTTCTCCAGGAATGATTTCCTGAAAGAGGTGAAGATCATGTCGAGGCTCAAGGACCCAAACATCATTCGGCTGCTGGGCGTGTGTGTGCAGGACGACCCCCTCTGCATGATTACTGACTACATGGAGAACGGCGACCTCAACCAGTTCCTCAGTGCCCACCAGCTGGAGGACAAGGCAGCCGAGGGGGCCCCTGGGGACGGGCAGGCTGCGCAGGGGCCCACCATCAG CTACCCAATGCTGCTGCATGTGGCAGCCCAGATCGCCTCCGGCATGCGCTATCTGGCCACACTCAACTTTGTACATCGGGACCTGGCCACGCGGAACTGCCTAGTTGGGGAAAATTTCACCATCAAAATCGCAGACTTTGGCATGAGCCGGAACCTCTATGCTGGGGACTATTACCGTGTGCAGGGCCGGGCAGTGCTGCCCATCCGCTGGATGGCCTGGGAGTGCATCCTCATG GGGAAGTTCACGACTGCGAGTGACGTGTGGGCCTTTGGTGTGACCCTGTGGGAGGTGCTGATGCTCTGTAGGGCCCAGCCCTTTGGGCAGCTCACCGACGAGCAGGTCATCGAGAACGCGGGGGAGTTCTTCCGGGACCAGGGCCGGCAG GTGTACCTGTCCCGGCCGCCTGCCTGCCCGCAGGGCCTATATGAGCTGATGCTTCGGTGCTGGAGCCGGGAGTCTGAGCAGCGACCACCCTTTTCCCAGCTGCATCGGTTCCTGGCAGAGGATGCACTCAACACGGTGTGA
- the DDR1 gene encoding epithelial discoidin domain-containing receptor 1 isoform 6 precursor (isoform 6 precursor is encoded by transcript variant 37): MSLPRCCPHPLRPEGSGAMGPEALSSLLLLLLVASGDADMKGHFDPAKCRYALGMQDRTIPDSDISASSSWSDSTAARHSRLESSDGDGAWCPAGSVFPKEEEYLQVDLQRLHLVALVGTQGRHAGGLGKEFSRSYRLRYSRDGRRWMGWKDRWGQEVISGNEDPEGVVLKDLGPPMVARLVRFYPRADRVMSVCLRVELYGCLWRDGLLSYTAPVGQTMYLSEAVYLNDSTYDGHTVGGLQYGGLGQLADGVVGLDDFRKSQELRVWPGYDYVGWSNHSFSSGYVEMEFEFDRLRAFQAMQVHCNNMHTLGARLPGGVECRFRRGPAMAWEGEPMRHNLGGNLGDPRARAVSVPLGGRVARFLQCRFLFAGPWLLFSEISFISDVVNNSSPALGGTFPPAPWWPPGPPPTNFSSLELEPRGQQPVAKAEGSPTAILIGCLVAIILLLLLIIALMLWRLHWRRLLSKAERRVLEEELTVHLSVPGDTILINNRPGPREPPPYQEPRPRGNPPHSAPCVPNGSAYSGDYMEPEKPGAPLLPPPPQNSVPHYAEADIVTLQGVTGGNTYAVPALPPGAVGDGPPRVDFPRSRLRFKEKLGEGQFGEVHLCEVDSPQDLVSLDFPLNVRKGHPLLVAVKILRPDATKNARNDFLKEVKIMSRLKDPNIIRLLGVCVQDDPLCMITDYMENGDLNQFLSAHQLEDKAAEGAPGDGQAAQGPTISYPMLLHVAAQIASGMRYLATLNFVHRDLATRNCLVGENFTIKIADFGMSRNLYAGDYYRVQGRAVLPIRWMAWECILMGKFTTASDVWAFGVTLWEVLMLCRAQPFGQLTDEQVIENAGEFFRDQGRQVYLSRPPACPQGLYELMLRCWSRESEQRPPFSQLHRFLAEDALNTV; encoded by the exons ATGTCACTGCCG AGatgctgcccccacccccttAGGCCCGAGGGATCAGGAGCTATGGGACCAGAGGCCCTGTCATCTTTACTGCTGCTGCTCTTGGTGGCAAGTGGAGATGCTGACATGAAGGGACATTTTGATCCTG CCAAGTGCCGCTATGCCCTGGGCATGCAGGACCGGACCATCCCAGACAGTGACATCTCTGCTTCCAGCTCCTGGTCAGATTCCACTGCCGCCCGCCACAGCAG gttggagagcagtgacGGGGATGGGGCCTGGTGCCCCGCAGGGTCGGTGTTTCCCAAGGAGGAGGAGTACTTGCAGGTGGATCTACAACGACTGCACCTGGTGGCTCTGGTGGGCACCCAGGGACGGCATGCCGGGGGCCTGGGCAAGGAGTTCTCCCGGAGCTACCGGCTGCGTTACTCCCGGGATGGTCGCCGCTGGATGGGCTGGAAGGACCGCTGGGGTCAGGAG GTGATCTCAGGCAATGAGGACCCTGAGGGAGTGGTGCTGAAGGACCTTGGGCCCCCCATGGTTGCCCGACTGGTTCGCTTCTACCCCCGGGCTGACCGGGTCATGAGCGTCTGTCTGCGGGTAGAGCTCTATGGCTGCCTCTGGAGGG ATGGACTCCTGTCTTACACCGCCCCTGTGGGGCAGACAATGTATTTATCTGAGGCCGTGTACCTCAACGACTCCACCTATGACGGACATACCGTGGGCGG ACTGCAGTATGGGGGTCTGGGCCAGCTGGCAGATGGTGTGGTGGGGCTGGATGACTTTAGGAAGAGTCAGGAGCTGCGGGTCTGGCCAGGCTATGACTATGTGGGATGGAGCAACCACAGCTTCTCCAGTGGCTATGTGGAGATGGAGTTTGAGTTTGACCGGCTGAGGGCCTTCCAGGCTATGCAG GTCCACTGTAACAACATGCACACGCTGGGAGCCCGTCTGCCTGGCGGGGTGGAATGTCGCTTCCGGCGTGGCCCTGCCATGGCCTGGGAGGGGGAGCCCATGCGCCACAACCTAGGGGGCAACCTGGGGGACCCCAGAGCCCGGGCTGTCTCAGTGCCCCTTGGCGGCCGTGTGGCTCGCTTTCTGCAGTGCCGCTTCCTCTTTGCGGGGCCCTGGTTACTCTTCAGCGAAATCTCCTTCATCTCTG ATGTGGTGAACAATTCCTCTCCGGCACTGGGAGGCACCTTCCCGCCAGCCCCCTGGTGGCCGCCTGGCCCACCTCCCACCAACTTCAGCAGCTTGG AGCTGGAGCCCAGAGGCCAGCAGCCCGTGGCCAAGGCCGAGGGGAGCCCGACCGCCATCCTCATCGGCTGCCTGGTGGCCATCATCCTGCTCCTGCTGCTCATCATTGCCCTCATGCTCTGGCGGCTGCACTGGCGCAGGCTCCTCAGCAAG GCTGAACGGAGGGTGTTGGAAGAGGAGCTGACGGTTCACCTCTCTGTCCCTGGGGACACTATCCTCATCAACAACCGCCCAGGTCCTAGAGAGCCACCCCCGTACCAGGAGCCCCGGCCTCGTGGGAATCCGCCCCACTCTGCTCCCTGTGTCCCCAATGGCTCTG CCTACAGTGGGGACTATATGGAGCCTGAGAAGCCAGGCGCCCCGcttctgcccccacctccccagaACAGCGTCCCCCATTATGCCGAGGCTGACATTGTTACCCTGCAGGGCGTCACCGGGGGCAACACCTATGCTGTGCCTGCACTGCCCCCAGGGGCAGTCGGGGATGGGCCCCCCAGAGTGGATTTCCCTCGATCTCGACTCCGCTTCAAGGAGAAGCTTGGCGAGGGCCAGTTTGGGGAG GTGCACCTGTGTGAGGTCGACAGCCCTCAAGATCTGGTCAGTCTTGATTTCCCCCTTAATGTGCGTAAGGGACACCCTTTGCTGGTAGCTGTCAAGATCTTACGGCCAGATGCCACCAAGAATGCCAG GAATGATTTCCTGAAAGAGGTGAAGATCATGTCGAGGCTCAAGGACCCAAACATCATTCGGCTGCTGGGCGTGTGTGTGCAGGACGACCCCCTCTGCATGATTACTGACTACATGGAGAACGGCGACCTCAACCAGTTCCTCAGTGCCCACCAGCTGGAGGACAAGGCAGCCGAGGGGGCCCCTGGGGACGGGCAGGCTGCGCAGGGGCCCACCATCAG CTACCCAATGCTGCTGCATGTGGCAGCCCAGATCGCCTCCGGCATGCGCTATCTGGCCACACTCAACTTTGTACATCGGGACCTGGCCACGCGGAACTGCCTAGTTGGGGAAAATTTCACCATCAAAATCGCAGACTTTGGCATGAGCCGGAACCTCTATGCTGGGGACTATTACCGTGTGCAGGGCCGGGCAGTGCTGCCCATCCGCTGGATGGCCTGGGAGTGCATCCTCATG GGGAAGTTCACGACTGCGAGTGACGTGTGGGCCTTTGGTGTGACCCTGTGGGAGGTGCTGATGCTCTGTAGGGCCCAGCCCTTTGGGCAGCTCACCGACGAGCAGGTCATCGAGAACGCGGGGGAGTTCTTCCGGGACCAGGGCCGGCAG GTGTACCTGTCCCGGCCGCCTGCCTGCCCGCAGGGCCTATATGAGCTGATGCTTCGGTGCTGGAGCCGGGAGTCTGAGCAGCGACCACCCTTTTCCCAGCTGCATCGGTTCCTGGCAGAGGATGCACTCAACACGGTGTGA
- the DDR1 gene encoding epithelial discoidin domain-containing receptor 1 isoform X2 yields MSLPRCCPHPLRPEGSGAMGPEALSSLLLLLLVASGDADMKGHFDPAKCRYALGMQDRTIPDSDISASSSWSDSTAARHSRLESSDGDGAWCPAGSVFPKEEEYLQVDLQRLHLVALVGTQGRHAGGLGKEFSRSYRLRYSRDGRRWMGWKDRWGQEVISGNEDPEGVVLKDLGPPMVARLVRFYPRADRVMSVCLRVELYGCLWRDGLLSYTAPVGQTMYLSEAVYLNDSTYDGHTVGGLQYGGLGQLADGVVGLDDFRKSQELRVWPGYDYVGWSNHSFSSGYVEMEFEFDRLRAFQAMQVHCNNMHTLGARLPGGVECRFRRGPAMAWEGEPMRHNLGGNLGDPRARAVSVPLGGRVARFLQCRFLFAGPWLLFSEISFISDVVNNSSPALGGTFPPAPWWPPGPPPTNFSSLELEPRGQQPVAKAEGSPTAILIGCLVAIILLLLLIIALMLWRLHWRRLLSKAERRVLEEELTVHLSVPGDTILINNRPGPREPPPYQEPRPRGNPPHSAPCVPNGSALLLSNPAYRLLLATYARPPRGPGPPTPAWAKPTNTQAYSGDYMEPEKPGAPLLPPPPQNSVPHYAEADIVTLQGVTGGNTYAVPALPPGAVGDGPPRVDFPRSRLRFKEKLGEGQFGEVHLCEVDSPQDLVSLDFPLNVRKGHPLLVAVKILRPDATKNARNDFLKEVKIMSRLKDPNIIRLLGVCVQDDPLCMITDYMENGDLNQFLSAHQLEDKAAEGAPGDGQAAQGPTISYPMLLHVAAQIASGMRYLATLNFVHRDLATRNCLVGENFTIKIADFGMSRNLYAGDYYRVQGRAVLPIRWMAWECILMGKFTTASDVWAFGVTLWEVLMLCRAQPFGQLTDEQVIENAGEFFRDQGRQVYLSRPPACPQGLYELMLRCWSRESEQRPPFSQLHRFLAEDALNTV; encoded by the exons ATGTCACTGCCG AGatgctgcccccacccccttAGGCCCGAGGGATCAGGAGCTATGGGACCAGAGGCCCTGTCATCTTTACTGCTGCTGCTCTTGGTGGCAAGTGGAGATGCTGACATGAAGGGACATTTTGATCCTG CCAAGTGCCGCTATGCCCTGGGCATGCAGGACCGGACCATCCCAGACAGTGACATCTCTGCTTCCAGCTCCTGGTCAGATTCCACTGCCGCCCGCCACAGCAG gttggagagcagtgacGGGGATGGGGCCTGGTGCCCCGCAGGGTCGGTGTTTCCCAAGGAGGAGGAGTACTTGCAGGTGGATCTACAACGACTGCACCTGGTGGCTCTGGTGGGCACCCAGGGACGGCATGCCGGGGGCCTGGGCAAGGAGTTCTCCCGGAGCTACCGGCTGCGTTACTCCCGGGATGGTCGCCGCTGGATGGGCTGGAAGGACCGCTGGGGTCAGGAG GTGATCTCAGGCAATGAGGACCCTGAGGGAGTGGTGCTGAAGGACCTTGGGCCCCCCATGGTTGCCCGACTGGTTCGCTTCTACCCCCGGGCTGACCGGGTCATGAGCGTCTGTCTGCGGGTAGAGCTCTATGGCTGCCTCTGGAGGG ATGGACTCCTGTCTTACACCGCCCCTGTGGGGCAGACAATGTATTTATCTGAGGCCGTGTACCTCAACGACTCCACCTATGACGGACATACCGTGGGCGG ACTGCAGTATGGGGGTCTGGGCCAGCTGGCAGATGGTGTGGTGGGGCTGGATGACTTTAGGAAGAGTCAGGAGCTGCGGGTCTGGCCAGGCTATGACTATGTGGGATGGAGCAACCACAGCTTCTCCAGTGGCTATGTGGAGATGGAGTTTGAGTTTGACCGGCTGAGGGCCTTCCAGGCTATGCAG GTCCACTGTAACAACATGCACACGCTGGGAGCCCGTCTGCCTGGCGGGGTGGAATGTCGCTTCCGGCGTGGCCCTGCCATGGCCTGGGAGGGGGAGCCCATGCGCCACAACCTAGGGGGCAACCTGGGGGACCCCAGAGCCCGGGCTGTCTCAGTGCCCCTTGGCGGCCGTGTGGCTCGCTTTCTGCAGTGCCGCTTCCTCTTTGCGGGGCCCTGGTTACTCTTCAGCGAAATCTCCTTCATCTCTG ATGTGGTGAACAATTCCTCTCCGGCACTGGGAGGCACCTTCCCGCCAGCCCCCTGGTGGCCGCCTGGCCCACCTCCCACCAACTTCAGCAGCTTGG AGCTGGAGCCCAGAGGCCAGCAGCCCGTGGCCAAGGCCGAGGGGAGCCCGACCGCCATCCTCATCGGCTGCCTGGTGGCCATCATCCTGCTCCTGCTGCTCATCATTGCCCTCATGCTCTGGCGGCTGCACTGGCGCAGGCTCCTCAGCAAG GCTGAACGGAGGGTGTTGGAAGAGGAGCTGACGGTTCACCTCTCTGTCCCTGGGGACACTATCCTCATCAACAACCGCCCAGGTCCTAGAGAGCCACCCCCGTACCAGGAGCCCCGGCCTCGTGGGAATCCGCCCCACTCTGCTCCCTGTGTCCCCAATGGCTCTG CGTTGCTGCTCTCCAATCCAGCCTACCGCCTCCTTCTGGCCACTTACGCCCGTCCCCCTCGAGGCCCGGGCCCCCCCACACCCGCCTGGGCCAAACCCACCAACACCCAGG CCTACAGTGGGGACTATATGGAGCCTGAGAAGCCAGGCGCCCCGcttctgcccccacctccccagaACAGCGTCCCCCATTATGCCGAGGCTGACATTGTTACCCTGCAGGGCGTCACCGGGGGCAACACCTATGCTGTGCCTGCACTGCCCCCAGGGGCAGTCGGGGATGGGCCCCCCAGAGTGGATTTCCCTCGATCTCGACTCCGCTTCAAGGAGAAGCTTGGCGAGGGCCAGTTTGGGGAG GTGCACCTGTGTGAGGTCGACAGCCCTCAAGATCTGGTCAGTCTTGATTTCCCCCTTAATGTGCGTAAGGGACACCCTTTGCTGGTAGCTGTCAAGATCTTACGGCCAGATGCCACCAAGAATGCCAG GAATGATTTCCTGAAAGAGGTGAAGATCATGTCGAGGCTCAAGGACCCAAACATCATTCGGCTGCTGGGCGTGTGTGTGCAGGACGACCCCCTCTGCATGATTACTGACTACATGGAGAACGGCGACCTCAACCAGTTCCTCAGTGCCCACCAGCTGGAGGACAAGGCAGCCGAGGGGGCCCCTGGGGACGGGCAGGCTGCGCAGGGGCCCACCATCAG CTACCCAATGCTGCTGCATGTGGCAGCCCAGATCGCCTCCGGCATGCGCTATCTGGCCACACTCAACTTTGTACATCGGGACCTGGCCACGCGGAACTGCCTAGTTGGGGAAAATTTCACCATCAAAATCGCAGACTTTGGCATGAGCCGGAACCTCTATGCTGGGGACTATTACCGTGTGCAGGGCCGGGCAGTGCTGCCCATCCGCTGGATGGCCTGGGAGTGCATCCTCATG GGGAAGTTCACGACTGCGAGTGACGTGTGGGCCTTTGGTGTGACCCTGTGGGAGGTGCTGATGCTCTGTAGGGCCCAGCCCTTTGGGCAGCTCACCGACGAGCAGGTCATCGAGAACGCGGGGGAGTTCTTCCGGGACCAGGGCCGGCAG GTGTACCTGTCCCGGCCGCCTGCCTGCCCGCAGGGCCTATATGAGCTGATGCTTCGGTGCTGGAGCCGGGAGTCTGAGCAGCGACCACCCTTTTCCCAGCTGCATCGGTTCCTGGCAGAGGATGCACTCAACACGGTGTGA